tatttcctctcTGTACAAGCATGATGCAGTAAAATAATAGATTTGAAGCAGGTTAAGCGCAGCTGGTGTGTGGAAGCTTTTATCGTCATCCAATAATGTTAAAACTGTGGCAGAAGCAGGGATGCTTTAATTCACCtacttgtgtttatgtttttagctAGTGGCTGACTCATATGGTACCCTACCTAAGAAGTCATTTTTAAGCAGTGGACGTCGTACGTCATACTCACCTTGGCTGTTCTCTTCCAACTCAGGTGACATACTGCTGAGTGGCGGcacaaaaaaatgtatatatatatatatatatatatagatagatagatatatgtatgtgtatatatatatatatatatatttatattttttaaaagcgcaAGCTGGCTGTTTTTATTTAGCCAGAGGCAGCTGAAGTTTTTAAATGCCTGGCCAAAGAAGGCACCCGGCGGGCTCAGAGAGGCAGACAGGGAGATGCAACCACACTGTTCAGTGCTCCagttgtctctttttttcctttttttttcttttttgatctTCTGAGTTTGTTATTTCTCCTTcttgaaaaaaaatctcagtttttttttttttcaattgctTCACGTTGGAACCCCTCAGCTCAGCCAAGAGATGGAAAATTTCACAAAGCGCCGCGGTCAGTTCAGCCGTTGACAGGAGGAGATTCAAAAGCAGTCCACGAAGCACTTGAAGGTAAGCCTGAAGAATCTCATGGATAAGAGCTAAATGAAAATTATACTGCGCCTTAGGGTAatgatttttgtgtttaaatCGCCCAGTTACAAGTCCATTATCCCGAACGGTATGCCGCAATTCGACGGACGAAGAATGTGACCTGCTCCGCTGTCCGTTAGCTGTGACCGACGCTTCCCCCGCCTCCTCCCGCCGTCAGCTGACGTGATTGGCTGAGGAGAGCCCAGTGCGGTGTGCACAGCATCAGCAGCACAGCATTACTACGGCATGTCATCCCGGCAGCGTGAGCCTGTGAGTCCTGAGTCAGGGCAACAGAACCCATATCCGTAGATGCGTCTTCACAAGCATTTGGAGATCCGCCACGACAgtgtagaaaaacaaacaaacaaacgtaaAAATGTTTTAGGTGGTTCCGAGATCCAGCCGAGCTGTGCGTGTTTACAGCACGCCAGTCAAAACGCTAGAATTCTCAGGTGTGTGCACACTCAGAGGTAGCCTACGCATTTAGATTTCTCTAGAAATTCAGTTTTATGTAATCGCCTGCAGATTGTCGTTCACTGTCACTGTCAGAGGTATTTCTGCGTAGTTACGGATCTGCTTACCAAGATACAAATCTCAATACACCCCAAAGATAAATATAGATTCagagatttgtttttaatttatttttcacatttagaAATATGAGCTTTAATTCATGCGAGCAAAAATTTTAATGCATGACAACTTTGAATGAAGACTGAAGATTGCTGCCGTTTTAATAAGAGGCTTGTTGGTTTTCAGTTAGTTTCGATTGGAGTTTTCTGAGACACGTACAGCACCTGTCTGCCTACAATGTGAAACCTCCATCACCCAACGTCAGTAACGCATATGCGCTGACGTCATCAGCTGGTCATCCAAAGGGACTATTGCCGACAAGTTCCCCGTGTATATCACAACTACCTCATATTCAAGTCACAGACATAACTGTACATGTTGTTGGCGACATCTAGTGGCGATTCTTTATATAACATGATGTGAGCAGTTACACAACACCACTAATATTTTTGTACCACTGTTTTGTATACTGTATTTAATGACATatcaaatacaataaaacacagatcCACCGCAACATCAAACTTTTATAAATATGCATTCATTTAACTTAAATCACCAGACGGTGAcaataaataacactgaaataaataGTCTCAGACAATTAAACACGCTTTGAGTTGTgagaataaaaacacacaagttgAAATACTAGAAAATCTAATTTAAATTACTCCTGAAGGACTGGCCTTGTACAGCCAGTGTGACAAGTGATCATTCTATACAGTATACAAGATTCCTGCAATCACCTTATTAAATCATGACGAAAGCTCATTTTCACTGTAAGGAAAACTGATGAACAAAATAGACATACAAGAGTTCACAGGAATTTCCCTCGGTAACACATTCACTTATGTATACTGTGATGAATATGGCTTGTAACAAAAGGCTTGAATTCCATAACAATAAATGACATAGACCTGCAAGAGGAGGAGCAGCGTAGTAAGCCTAAAAGGAAGGGAGGTAAGCAGACTTCTCTCTTAATAAACATAACTGCATCTTTTCCTGTTCACACATGGACCCCATATATAATCTATTACTCTACATTTGTAAGGCTTGATTTTCATAAAGAATGGCATTGCCTCTGTTACATTTATTTGTACTTGTTAactgtgctatataaatatgcCTCCATAACTGCAAATTAAGCTCCCTAGTAAAATTCACTAAACATGCAAGACAGAGATATGTGGTGCTGTTTTGTGCAATTTTTAATCTGACTACAACATCTGGCaatgttaaaataaacaaacaaaaaaaacatctgtcagAACTCACTGGCTGCAATGACGCAAAACTGACCTAATTTTAAAATTAGAATGACTTTTCTCAATAAAAACAGCCAGCTATAGATCCTGGTGGAGGtcgctgtgtgagagagactgATAATCCATGCCTGATTTAGCTTGATGCCTTTGAGCAACTACTCTCTGGTAGCGGGCTTGTTGCTGGTAATCTGGGTTCACATTTATCCAGCTGTTGGCCACCCACTTCACTCCACGTCTGACCGGACAGTCGCCGTGAAGGGAATACTCATCTAACTCACCCATCCAACCTGTGGAAGCCAGGAGAGAAGCAgcatttaagaagaaaaaaaagttttagcaGTTACTGGAGTCTTGAAAAATACCAACAACAAGTGTGACAAACATTTAGACGTACAACTGAATGATTTacagatttgatgtttgctgcactgtgctgACCATTTACCACAAGTTAAATATAATCAGGTTAAAAATAAAGTACACCCCCTTTCAATTCTAAGGTTTCACATATCAAGGCATTAAAAAGTCATTAAATGAAGTAAATACAACTTCAGGTGAAGAATGACACATTACACCGTGTCagtatttatttgttatttttaataaatgttaaGCCAAAATGAGATGCAGTGCACTTACTACTTCTATAGGAATTAAGATGATaagtagcagcagcagcccaTTGCTGCTGAACAAATTCAGTTGATTAACCATTCATCAGCGAGTGTGAGAaactctataaaagcagacgttttggcagtttgctggtctggagaaTTCAGCTGTGTGTTAACAAAATGCCAAAGAAGAAAGACATCAGCAATGACAGGAAGACTTATGAAGCCATTTCCAAGACAATTTAAAGTCCATCGTTCTGCagttaaaataatattattcacaagtggaaaacatttgGAACGGATATCAAAGCAATTTCACCCTTAGGTCAGACTCCACAGTAATTAGAAAAACCGCAAAAATCCCCATGaactacatctcagactctacagaccTCAGCTACCATGTAAAATGCTaatgttcatgacagtacaattagaaaaagattgAATAagtgtggcttgtttggaagtgtTTCTTAAGAGAGATCCTCTAtgttatacagtggggcaaaaaagtatttagtcagccaccgattgtgcaagttcccccacttaaaatgatgacagaggtcagtaatttgcaccagaggtacacttcaactgtgagagacagaatgtgaaaataaaaaaaatccatgaatccacatggtaggatttgtaaagaatttattggtaaatcagggtggaaaataataataataataataataataatggattggatttatatagcgcttttcaaggcacccaaagcgctttacaatgccactattcattcactctcacattcacacactggtggagacaagctacggttgtagccacagctgccctggggcagactgacagaagcgaggctgccatatcgcgccatcggcccctctggcaacaccagtaggcggtagggtaaattgtcttgcccaaggacacaacgaccaggacagagagcccagggatcgaaccggcgaccttccggttacagatacgcttcccaaccccctgagccacggtcgcccctaaataagtatttggtcacctcaaacaaggaaaatctctggctctcacagacctgtaacgtcttctgtaagaagcttttctgtcccccactcgttacctgtatgaatggcacctgtttgaactcatcatctgtataaaagacacctgtccacagcctcaaacagtcagactccaaactccgccatggccgagaccaaagagctttcgaaggacaccaggaaaagtattgtagacctgcaccagactgggaagagtgaatctacaataggcaagcagcttggtgtgaaaaaatcaactgtgggagcaatcatcagaaaatggaagacatacaagaccactgataatctccctcgatctggggctccacgcaagatctcatcccgtggggtcaaaatgatcatgagaacggtgagcaaagatcccagaaccacacggggggacctggtgaatgacctgcagagagctgggaccaaagtaacaaaggtcaccatcagtaacacactacaacggcagggaatcaaatcccgcagtgccagacgtgttccgctgctgaagccagtgcatgtccaggcccgtctgaagtttgccagagagcacatggataaTACAGCacaggattgggagaatgtcatgtggtcagatgaaaccaaagtagaactttttggtataaactcaactcgtcgtgtttggaggaggaagaatactgagttgcatcccaagaacaccatacctactgtgaagcatgggggtggaaacatcatgctatggggctgtttttctgccaaggggacaggacgactgatttGCATACTACCCTGCCCCAATTTTTCTATATAAGGAAACACATTTCCCTCCAGGTGACGCAGAGAAAGTGGAAACGATGATATGGCAGGAGAGAAGCCTGCATTTGTAGAGTAAAAATAAGGAGAAAGTCATTCTATAATAGTGTCTGAAGTTCAAGGAGGAAACCAGAAAAGGAACAGGTTTCTGAAGTATTTCCACAGGAGTGacaattgttcaaataaatAGATGAATAGCGACACTCAGGCTGAAATAACAGGAGTGCTGAATATGATTTGCCCCGAGACAGACACCGTGGttcaagtaaaaaaacaaaaacaaacaaactttggGATCAAAAGTGATATGAACAAGACGAcacgaaaaaaagaaaaactagtgGAGGCCAAGGTCCATATAGCCTAATCTACTGTCTACACGTTAGAAACTCAatgcaataaaaaagaaagaaaaagaatccaGATTCCATAACAATTTTGAGTATTCTGATTACTTACGGTAGTTTTAACACCGTAAATATTAACTGAAAAGCAacaatttttatcattatttttagcAGTAGCATTCAgttcaaagatttttttaattggCAAGGCAGCCAGGCTGTGATTTGTTCATACACATGGCCAGAAGGACTTCTAAATTTGTTCCTAAAGAACAAATTCAGGTACGAAACTATTGATCAATTAcagatttttctgtttgttcataAGCACTGATAGTAAATTAGGGCCAATGATCCCAACACCGCAGCAAATCAACAACAGAATGGTTGAAAAAGAAATAAGTAAAGGTGCTGCTATGGCCCAGTTAAAGaacagacctcaacctgactgagATGTTGTGGCAGAAACTCAAGAGGGCTGTGCATGAATGGATAACTGCAAACCTCAAATAAATGAAGCAAAGCTGTAAAGATGCACGAGCCAAAATATCTTCCATAGAGACATATGAAGTCACAGACTCGTACAGAAAACACTGACCTCAAGTGACTGCTTCTAAAGATGGTTATACAAGCCATTTAATCATGGGGTATATGTTTTTCATACACTGACTCTGCTGTTTGGCTtagtgcttttaaaaaataatgactGTGTAAAATGTCGTGTGATCATGTTCATCTGAGGTTGCAGTTACCTGACTGAAGATTGTGGACTGATATGGAAAACCTTAGAATTGAAAGAGGACACATTTTCCTTTTACCAGTGTGGagatacagaaattcttttattgctgccatataaTCTGCATCATTATAACTGCATTAATAACATTCTTTACAGCATTAGTTCACCTAATAATATTTCTCACAGTCTTGATACTGCATTACAGTTGTTTATTGAAGATGTCCATTTGAGGATCCTTCCGTTATGTTAACCTTTATTAAAAGTACGGTTAGAAgtattttatacacattgcCTATCTGTGCctattttgagttgatgttcagttCATTAAGGGTTTTAAGCTTCACTGGCGTGACTGTCCAGGTgatccatgctgagggaaactagaacatagaaggataaCTGCAATGCATGCTTACAGtacatataatacatataatctAGGAATAGGCCTGAGCAGAGGCCCAAATGTTTCCAGCTTCTTGTTGCAAACCTGTTGCATTTTATTCTACTTGGTAACAGATGAGCAGAGTCAAGAATTAGCCTCAGAGACCCTGAGGGCTTAAGATTATTACCTTGTATGGAAGGTGTTATCAaaatggggcgatcgtggctcaagagttgggaggtcgccttgtaatcggaaggttgccggttcgagccccggcttggacagtctcggtcgttgtgtccttgggcaagacacttcacccgttgcctactggtggtggtcagagggcccggtggcgccagtgtcaggcagcctcgcctctgtcagtgcgccccagggtggctgtggctacaatgtagctgccatcaccagtgtgtgaatgtgtgtgtgagtgggtggatgactggatatgtaaagcgctttggggtccttagggactagtaaagcgctatataaatacaggccatttaccatttaccatgagAAGTTCTATGTCTGTTTATAGCTATTAAAGATGTACAGAGATGTACGATTAACTGTGACTAAGGTCTGGAACCTATTTTAATCTGTCATTGACGGCATGGGGGGGCGTGTACCCCACTGCTGTCCACAAGTGTCCACAACACGTATTTTGGTCAGAAGACATATGTTGATGTTTTCTCCTGGCTGTTAATAAACTCAAcgtttgattgcacttttctGGGGCCTCTGTGGTTTGTGACACTGCTCTACATTGATCGATTTCGCGACACcaggacttttttttaatcatacaATATGTTGTTAAGTTATCGAGATGTTTTCATTGCTGAACCCCTGCTTTTAAACCTAGTTATTTGTGTCATGGATGTGGCGAGCtctgaggttacatgaatactAATGTCACACTGAATGATTTGTGATCCTGTTCTTCAAATGATTCAGTAGTAAATGAGCTTTTGTGCTTTACAAAGAATTTTCCTGCCACTCATTCAGATGTACAGAGATTATTTTGTCACAATTCAATAAGACTGAAATAAAACTATTAAATAGCAGACAGACAAAATTAGCATACTGGACTGCTTACTGGCTTTGTGTGTGCAATAAATATAGCTAAAATCTTCTATTCTTACCTCTACCATCAGAGAGATGGTTGTACCACAGGAGAACTGTCCCAGCAGTAGGTTTAATTCTCAAATTCCCTCTGCTACACGTCTCCTGGGTGTCTGTTAAATCAACTCCATCCTGGACAAGTGCCTAggacatgagaaaaaaaactgtaaacagcTTTTGTCTAATAAGTCTAGTAAGTGTCAGATTTCTTTCCATGGCTCATCATCTCTCTGAATTATCATATGTAGGTTTTAAACACAGTGGAGAAAGTAAGGTACAATATGAAGGGACACTCACCTGCTCCTCATAGGTGCGATTGTCTGCCACAGGAAAGGTGGATTCACCACCTTCTTCTACAGAGGTGAGGTAGAATAAAACTGTAAGATACCTGGAATAAAATAAGAAAGGAAGCAATAAATGGAGATGCAAAAAATGGGGCAAAAAAAGGGGTTTCCTCCCTATGAAAGGGGACATTGTTCTGTTACACAAATACAATTAAAGTGCCTGACAACAACctgttaactcattcactgccattgacgtctatagccgtcaattgcagtgaatgagtcaatgggtttaactcattcactgccaatggctggcagtgaatgagttaataaaagtgaattttaaaagtactttctagaaaaaaaaagttacattatATTACAACAGAAGAGATGCATACCGGCAAGGGACCTCGGTGAGAGCAGATGTGTTTCCTGCCAATCGTGTATGCGCACAAGTTGTCTCTGAGTTGGAAGGGCTGCTGTCATAGTGTGAATTACTAAAGTCTCCATGTTCATAGCGAATGACCTGCAGTGGTTCGCTCAATTCAACTAATGCAGAGAGCAGACGTGTCAGACTGGTTACTCTgtgtaaaagtaaaagaaaaatttaaaaaacaataacacatcGTAAGACTTCAGATACAGGAGTGTGAATGAATAACGCCACAATAAAgcgcgcgtgtgtgtggatAGTGACCTGTTCCTGAGTGTGCGCAGCACACGGTGAGATCCTGGGCCTTGGAAAAGCCAGGTATGCTTGCTCCTTTGTTTGAACTGACTATGAAGCTTCCCACTTTTCTCTTGTCCTGGATGCTGGGATACATCATAAACATGCCTAAAATCCCCCAATGTCAGCATCCCTGCCAGACATACACATAAGTAAGAAGAAACCAGTCTTTCAGTTAAGCAGTGTCATGATTTCAGTTTCAGTATGATTTATGTTTGAATTCTACTAGAGGAAACGGTAAACTATAACAGCCtccattctttcttttcttcaatTCCTTTTGCCTCTATCTGTAAAAATATGCTTTTACTCTCAGCAAAAATGATTGTCTGGTCCCCATCAGTTCCCCTGGGAGACAGTGTCCCAGCCACAACAATAGCTCCAGGGTGCCAGAGGAGAGATGGCCAGGGAAGGGGGGTGGGTTGGTAAACCAAAAAGTGTGGAGGAGGGAGATGGGGGGATACAGGGTATCCGGGGGAAAATTAAGAAAAGGGGTTGGAGAATAATTGGTTTTTAATGAGATGGGACGAGGCACATCCGGACTGGGACGTGTAGAACGCCTGGCACAATGCTATCAGGTCAAAAGGGTGTCACTCTTCTTCCTGCCTTGCCACTCACAGACTCGCACGCAATCACAGCCACCAGTGAGCAGTTAACTCCATTCTTACCAGTACACAGCCACTGCAGAAGCACTCACACACAACTGAAGGAGACTAGCCTAGTATTTACACACTTGAATTTGACCTGCACTTATTTACTGAGTATGTGACAAGTTTGCTGAAAGCAGGTGGAGACCAATTGCGactagctaaaaaaaaagaatagcaTGTTTTGACATTAAGTATTTTAGGGACACAGGTTTCGAAAAGCCCAATCAGaattgaaatttttttttttcaaataacaaAGGTACAACATGGTGGAATAAACAGGAATCGATTAGGTTATAAACAGTATCTTCCAAATTAATTTTAGTTACATCTTCATCCAATTATGCTTTTCTAAATAGAGTCACTCAGGACAGAAGAGATGCATGTTTGAACTACATGAGCACGGACCTGTTGGGCAGGATTCCAGACCGGTCAGTATCTGCCGTAGATTGTCGGGACTCAACCAAGTTCCATCTTGAGAAT
This region of Maylandia zebra isolate NMK-2024a linkage group LG20, Mzebra_GT3a, whole genome shotgun sequence genomic DNA includes:
- the LOC101472162 gene encoding transmembrane prolyl 4-hydroxylase, translated to MEAAQEYLKEQNEFDDNDEPSSLPFNSPFRSTRLHIQRSNVCSRAYFVVVMVFFHVYILNVIALLLYVHYNNGPGDLVSGDGGSSAADSDNGKSLPHPAPSSRELHVEDYSQSFSLPRIEGIRVGHVQRVSLVPDKTHEMKTLSLKPLLFEIPGFLSEEECRVVVQLAQLKGLMDSQATASSQEQEESNQPLLSLSTEEVFSLLDLNQDGLLQKQEIVSHSHSQDGTWLSPDNLRQILTGLESCPTGMLTLGDFRHVYDVSQHPGQEKSGKLHSQFKQRSKHTWLFQGPGSHRVLRTLRNRVTSLTRLLSALVELSEPLQVIRYEHGDFSNSHYDSSPSNSETTCAHTRLAGNTSALTEVPCRYLTVLFYLTSVEEGGESTFPVADNRTYEEQALVQDGVDLTDTQETCSRGNLRIKPTAGTVLLWYNHLSDGRGWMGELDEYSLHGDCPVRRGVKWVANSWINVNPDYQQQARYQRVVAQRHQAKSGMDYQSLSHSDLHQDL